One stretch of Eupeodes corollae chromosome 2, idEupCoro1.1, whole genome shotgun sequence DNA includes these proteins:
- the LOC129946966 gene encoding pupal cuticle protein Edg-78E-like encodes MFKLAVLVAIFGLAAAVSDDAVAETKALENVISPGGESFHWAYQTSNGIDVNSAGDANVISGGYKYISPEGQTIGLTYTADADGYHPAGDLLPTPPPIPAAIIRAVEWNLAHPQTQESTLGRKL; translated from the exons atgttcaagctt GCCGTTCTTGTCGCTATCTTTGGATTGGCTGCTGCCGTTTCCGATGACGCTGTTGCCGAAACCAAGGCTCTTGAGAATGTGATCTCTCCTGGAGGTGAATCATTCCACTGGGCTTACCAAACCTCAAACGGAATTGATGTCAACTCAGCTGGTGATGCCAATGTTATCTCAGGAGGATACAAATACATCTCACCCGAAGGACAAACCATCGGTTTGACCTACACCGCTGATGCTGATGGTTACCATCCAGCTGGAGATCTTTTGCCAACTCCTCCACCAATCCCAGCTGCCATCATCCGCGCTGTCGAATGGAACTTGGCTCACCCACAGACCCAAGAATCCACTTTGGGACGTAAATTGTAA
- the LOC129946749 gene encoding pupal cuticle protein Edg-78E-like — translation MFKFVLLVAFFGLAAAVSDDFAAETKALENVISPAGDSFHYGFQTSNGIDVNSAGDANVISGAYKYISPEGQTVGLTYTADADGYHPSGDLLPTPPPIPAAIIRAVEWNLAHPQTQESALGRKF, via the exons ATGTTCAAATTC GTTCTTCTTGTTGCCTTCTTTGGCTTGGCTGCTGCCGTTTCCGATGATTTTGCCGCTGAAACTAAGGCTCTTGAAAATGTGATCTCACCCGCAGGTGACTCCTTCCACTATGGTTTCCAAACCTCAAACGGAATTGATGTCAACTCAGCTGGTGATGCCAATGTTATCTCAGGAGCATACAAATACATCTCACCCGAAGGACAAACCGTCGGTTTGACCTACACCGCTGATGCTGATGGTTACCATCCATCTGGAGATCTTTTGCCTACACCACCACCAATCCCAGCTGCCATCATCCGCGCTGTTGAATGGAACTTGGCTCACCCACAAACCCAAGAATCCGCTTTGGGACGTAAATTCTAA